Part of the Lotus japonicus ecotype B-129 chromosome 6, LjGifu_v1.2 genome, ttatatatgatATCATCAGTCACTGTTTAGAAATAGTATTGTTGTACTTGTATATGACGCTGCAGCTTGATAGTCCTACCTGGTATTGTTGCAGCGTTTAAAGGGTATCTAAGAATGCATGCATGGTGATTCCTATTTATATATTTGTAACGCATTACACTGAAACAATTTTTGAAAGAAAGGGGAAAATCCATGAATGTGCATGCTGCAAGTTTCGTGATCatttttttaagtaattttatATGTACAAAGTACAAACAATGCCGCTCCTAATtcgaaagaaaatatataatctTTAGGAATATTATTTTGTTCACAACTCTTATTGAGATGAAAGAGGTGAAGGAATGAGAGAGATTGATaaggaagaaaagagaaagatagGATCGTGATTTGATTgaaaaagagataaataaataaaaaattaagtaacAAATAAGTAGATGTATGAATGAACCATAACTCTAATTTCTACGGGTCATACATATACCaccctctttctcttctttttctataattGTTGAAAATATGGTTTGATAAAATCTGAGACAGGTTTATTTTCAAGTAATATATGTGTGCTGTTTTTACAATTCGTTCAACATACATACACCTTTTTAGCGGTATTTAGCCGCTGCAAGCAATAGCGGTGGTTAAAAACCACCATCAAGCTGTATGTTCAAAGATGTCCGTGAAAACATCCTAAATTGTATTAGGACCCCACCCCCACAAACCACTTCTCGCCTTAGGACTTGGGCATGCCCACCTCCATTCTCCAATAGCACCCCTTGGAAGCTCTGCAGTTGGATAGAGTGGTGATGCCTTAGATATGGTGGAAGCTATGACGGTGGAGGTGAAGCATATGGTGGTAGCTTGGATAGTGGTTATCATCGTGGATCTCGTTACTCTAGTGGTGAAAGTTGGAGAGACTAGGGTTAAGGGAGCGTTGGAGAAAGAAGGAGGTGGTGAATAATTAGTTGAACTAAAAGGGAGGAGTTTGCTTCAGTTGAACTAAACTAGTTATGATTAGTCAATATGCTAGTTTTGGGCTAAATGTTTAATTTATCTAAAGAGGTGAGCAACattgtgttgaattttgggCTTTGGCCTATTTCCTTGTGGGCTTGGTCCTATAATACAAATAACTTTGACAAAAAATACGAAAGTAAAATCTTACTTATAATAAACATTAAGTGATAAATATgttttgtacttttttttttctaaaaatatatTCGACAATAATGAAACTaatttttaaatgttaaaataCATAAAGGCTGGTTCAGACAATTATcacaataataaaatattaagttaGTAGGTAGCTGAGTTTTTTATTGCTGAACAATATAAACAATACACAAAATGTTGTACCTAAGTTTTATTCTTTCAATCAAGACAAAACTTACCTACAGTTCTATGCATGCAGTTTTTACTATTGTCTAATAAGAACATAACACGTATAAATAGTAGTTTAGACAATTATcacaataataaaatattaagttaGTGGTAGCAGATTTTTTTATTGATCAACAATTCAAACATCATACAAAGTATTGTACCTAAGTTTTACCCTTTCAAAATTTCATATGCAAAATTTATTTGCTAGGACGAATTTTCTACGTCAAAAtggaaagcaaaaaaaaaataatagagaAAATTTCCTTACATCGTTACACTAGTGCCAATAAGACATCTCTTATTCTAGAGGAGGGTTCGATTGTTCCCACTTCGATCGCATCCACCTCTGATCTCTACACTCTAACTCTCCTCTAACCAGCAAGTCCCTACAGCTCGCGCTCGTAACTCCACAACTAAAAGTTTGTGTCACTTCCTCACGTCCCACTAGGGGTCTTTCACTCGAGCCTCTTGGGTAACTGTGAAGCTCATCAAGACTGCGGACGACGTGTAGTTCACATCTAAACCCTCCAATCCCTATCATCCGCAAAAGATCAAAAATCAACATTGAGAGTTGCATCAAACACTCATTACTCCATTGGCATCAGCAAACAGACACACATGAGGGAAGTGATGAGTGTTTGATGCAACTCTCAATGTTTGGTTTGTGTACGCACTCTCATTCCAGCCTTAGCTAAAATAATCACTCTAAATCCCAGTCAATTACTTTGACATTGGAGTGTCATTGCAGGGACCCCTTCAGAGCATATTGACGATGCCACGACAGGCCATTCCCTCCTCTCTTCTAGTCACCATCGTCTACATTCGCCGGAATCTCAGCGTTCCTTCTCAGAACATTGTTCGCAATGGTTTAATCGGATTGATCCCATTATTTCCCTTTTGATGTTTGGTTTGTGTAAGGAAAGTGTAGAGCACTAACACTATAACTAAGACCAAATGAAGGGGTGATGTGCAAGTTGCTAGTAAGcaaggaaaaacaaaacagaGAATGATTTGTTTTTAACACGTCTTTGATTGGGAGTAGTTAACTCATAGAATACGTCTATCAAAAAGAGAATTTCTTTGAACTACGGTGATTCCACATCTTCCATTTTGTATTGAAAATGACAACTTCTCGAGTCTAAGTTTAGCCTGCTAATATCAATCGATGCCACACTATAAGTCCTGTTTATTTTGACGTTGTTATGCTAAAGGAAAGTGGGTAAGAGGAAGGGGAAAAGCAAAAAGCATAcagaaattgaagaaaaagaatattttttttacagaaTGAATGATTGATGATCCTACAGTTGTAAAATACTCACAAGTGATCAAATTTAAGCAATTAATTCTCTTCAGAAACAGCATGGACGACTCATAATAGTTCATTCTGGCGACGCCCAGAGGGGAAAGGAGCACCAAACCTAGCTGAGAAACTGGGAGgcatatcatcatcttcactcTGAGCCCCACTACTGAAGTTGAGAGCATAGCTGTGTTCATCATATTGAAACCTGTTCTTCTGCTGCTTCTTGCCATATCCACTTATCTTTCTAATGAATGTCTTCCACTTGGGACCTGCAATCACTTCTGAAACCTCCTTCACCTTCCTCAACTTGCTACTCACCCAGGAATCTCCCCTTGGCTCCAGCAGGTCCTTACCTTCTTCATTACCCTGCCACCATCTCAACCTGAAACTCTGAAAGCATCCATACGCACATCCACTACTAACCTCTTGTTGATCATTGAATTCTTCTTCGTGTTCCCCTGCCTCCACCAACGGTCTTCCCTCAAAAGCAGCCATATCTTCAGAGAAAGAATATGAAGTTTGTTGTATCTAGTTGCAGTTGGAGGGCTTTAGGTGTGTATATAACATTTATAGATGATGATAATGAGAAATAGAGAGTAGCTGAGGAGGAAATGAGTAATGACAAAGAAAACGAAGCTACAACTGTCTTGAAACACCTCCAACcaaaagaaataataataaacaaaagaaaagtAGAGTTCTTTGAACTGGCAACGTAATGAAGTATCCTAAGGAGGTTGGAAACAACTGACAGTAGTACTCAATGTATCTGGCATTTGGCAATTTAATTGACATGTTCGCCACTAAATACAATATAAtattacaaaaagaaaaaggaaaaagaaaagaaagaaattatATGATATATATGAATTCAATTTCATGTTGACCCACACAAAACGGGAAGATAAAGCCGACTCCAACGGTACGCTTTGACATGCTCCGCTGTTAGTGGCTCCCACACACATAAATCTAATTGCCGGAGTAATAACCAATAATCAATCACTTGAAGAAAACATGGCTAAAAATGCTAAACTCTTTACAAAATTGGAATATCCATTTTTTACaactataaaaaatttaaaataatctatttttgccttttttttttctactaagAAACAACACGACACATGATGTTCAGTGAGGTTTGGGGTGTAATACAAGAATATGCAGTAGTGCTAATAGGCTTCACACTTGCACACCTTCCCTATGGTATATATACTGCACAATGCATTGATACGCCAAATGGATGAAAACACACACACCAGACACAACAAATATGGGATTAAGCATCCTGCATTGTAGCAAATTATTTCTGCACTTGACTCTGAGATGAAGCAGGTTGCTGCTGTTGATTCTGTCCTTTGGGAGAGATCTTGCTTCCGATGGAACGTAATTCACTGGCAATCTCAGTGAAGGTTGGTCTTTCTGATGGCTCTGATGACCAGCACTTCTCCATCAGCACTTTCCAATCTGGGTCACAAGATTCTGGAACTGGAGGCCGCAAAGTGTTGTTCACGATACCACCTGAATTATGTTTGGAAAAACACACAGCTCAATAACCAAAAGCTACTGAATCGGAATCTAAGTATGGATTCATCAACCTTTTGGATTACCTATTATGGCTCCATAGTGTAAATCAGCATAAGGTTCTTCTCCTGTCAGGAGTTCCCACATGACAATGCCAAATGAAAATACATCAACCTGAAACACCAGAAAATTGAACGCAGAACAAGTTTAGAGAATGACAAAATATAAAGGAGGTATCAGAGTAAATCAAAGTTTCGAGCATAAACCTTCTCTGAAACAAGGCTACTGCTCCCATTCAGCAGTTCTGGGGCCATCCAAGGTAGAGTTCCTCTCACGCCACCAGATATTAGAGTCTGGCATTTCACTTTGGACAGACCCAAGTCACCAACCTGGTTTCAGAATCAGAAGTTGAAATAACCAGGATATTGGACAATATACACAATATACATTCAATTGCTCTGTGCTAAGAACAGTTTTGATCATGAAAGCAgaataaaagaaatataaagagagagagagaagtgaaTGTGAGATCTAGTGGAGATAATAAAGAAAAGACTCAAAAAATAACAAGTTGCCAATGGATAGTAACAGTCCaacataaaaaactaaaaaattcaCAAGTCCTCTAAATGACACATGTACCCAACTAGCATAATGGATTCCTATTTCGCTCTTTTCCCAATATCTGAAATTGATAGCAGAATCCTCAATTGCACAGAAGTTGTACAAAGCCATATGCTATCACAGCTAGCTAGTTTAGTTGAAGTGGTGATCCAATGGGACAGATGGTTTTGACTATCCACACGTCCTTAGACAGATGGGAGTAAAGACCATCTAAAAACAACATATCAATCATTAAACTTTTGCCAAGGTTTGCTGGTTTTGTGTCACTCCTCTAGTCACTTGGGAAAACACTGCAAATCTGTGGTATAATGCCATAAACAGCCATTTTAACTAATATATAACTATCTCGTTTTGTAAGTATAACCCATGCCTAGCTTGACCTTGAGTAGCTAATCAAACCTAGTAAAGGAGAAGGCCTGGTTGGTGAAAGAGGTAACTCCTGGAGTCATTATATTCATGCATGACAAATTAAAATATCACACTCCTTATATTAGCCTTTATGATGAGTCAAATTCCTTACATCAGATTAAAACAGCAAATCATCAATCTATCTCATCATGCTCCTTTGAGCAAAGCCACCCAAGCAAATGCCCCAATGACTTAAATATCATgctgacatttttttttaaaagcaacTGTCACACTATGGACATATCACACCATCACATCTAACTGTTAAGAAACTCAGATCTTATGGTAGTTGGTGCACTAAGCATTCAGCTCCTTATATACAAAATAATATAATGCGTGTATAATATAAATGGACACAGCagaataaaatttcaaatatgacCATGTCATTGAAGATTTAAACCTTGCATATTGGGCGATGTGGATCTCGAAGATTCACAAGCAAGTTGTCACTTTTCAAGTCGAAGTGCACTATGTTTTTCCCATGCAGGTACTCCATACCAAAGGCCACATCCATTGCAATTAGAAGACGCTTGCGCTTGTCAAGGTTCCTGAAATGATCATATAAGTATCCAATATTTATTATTGTGGAAACAATTTTATATTAAATCAGGGTAGCGCAAAGAAACCGAGAAGTGGGTGTGTGAGCATGCACACACAAAGTCACAAATACATTAACACACTACCTCCCATTCTTCTGCAAGGCATTTCTCAGAGAACCATTAACCATGTACTCTGTTACTGTTGCCACAGAGCCTCCGGGGCCATCAAGCACAACACCATAGAAAGCTACCACATTTGGATGGTGCAAGTCCGCCAGCTTGATTGCCTCATTCCAAAAGTCAGCTCTCTGCTTGATGCATAAACCAAGAACAATGTAAGCTAGTTTGCTGGTTACCAAAGAAAATAGGGGATGATAGAAATCAGAACCAATCAATAATAATGAGACACAGACCAAGCGCTCTTGCTCTGAAGGCTTTCCAGCGAAACACCTATCGTTAATCCGCTTTATTGCTACATCAGTACCCCTCCATTTTCCATGATATACAGTCCCAAAGGTCCCAGAACCCAATTCTATCAGTTCTTCAAGGTCACCATTCTTTATAACCTAGCCACATTCCCACAGAAAGGTTTTAGCTCAGCAGAGCAGGGAATA contains:
- the LOC130725224 gene encoding uncharacterized protein LOC130725224 → MAAFEGRPLVEAGEHEEEFNDQQEVSSGCAYGCFQSFRLRWWQGNEEGKDLLEPRGDSWVSSKLRKVKEVSEVIAGPKWKTFIRKISGYGKKQQKNRFQYDEHSYALNFSSGAQSEDDDMPPSFSARFGAPFPSGRRQNELL